The segment GTCGGGACTCCATCTCTACCGGCGCCACGACGACCGATCCATCGCTCTGGGGGATCGGTATCGTGCCGCTCCCTTTCAGGGTGCTCTCGAAAGCGTGCATGTAGCCGAAGTTGAGGCTCAATGCGGGGGTAATGTCGTAGCCCAGGCCGACGGTAGCGTGATGTTCGGCCACTGCCGGAAAGCCGATGACCCGCAGAGACTCGAAACCGTAGGTGAGCACGTTCTTGCCCTGCACCTCGGTATTTCCGGCGCCGTCGAAGCCGTGATGCTCGTTGATCTGGTTTTCGGCGTAGTTGTAGCCGAGCCGCAGTGTCAGCTTGTCGGCCGGCTTGAGTTGCGCGCCCAGGGCCAGGACCAGCTGGTCGTCCCAGTCCATGACGTCGTAGCCGTTGGCGTCGGACCAGTTCAGCCACTTGGTGTCGAGTTCGAGGAGCAGGTCGGCATTCGGTTCAAAGGCGAGGCCGAGCCCGAAAGTCTGAGGGGCCTCCAGCTTGAAGTCGTCCATGTCGGTGCTCTGCCGAGTGACCTCGTCCAGGTTGTAGACGTTTTGGTGGTCGACGTTGATGGGCGAAATGTAGGTGGCCCCGAACGAGAGGCTTTCGCTCAGGCGGTAGAGGATGCCGAGCTGGCCGCCGATGCCGTAGTTGAAGGAGGAACCCTGGTTCAGGTCGAGGGCCGAGTTGACCACGTGGAGCGCCGCTCCGAGAGAGAGCTTGTCGTTGACCTGGTAGGCGATGCTCGGCGCCACTTTCAGGATCATCAGCTGGGTGGCGTCTGCGGCGCTCAGGCCGGCGATCTCCGTGTCGCGGTAATCGACGCCGAGGCCGGTGACCCCGTAGGCCGACAGGCCGAGGCGCAGTTTCTTGTTTATGGGCGCGGAGATGCCGAAGGCCGGCACCAGGTAGACTTTCTTGTCGCTCTCCGCCTTCAGTTCGTTGCCGCCGATGGTGATTTTCGCCTCGATCGTGGGGGCGAAAAGGGTGGCCGCGAAATCGAACTCCGAAGAGGGGCAGAAGGGGCCGACGCACATCGCCGCGGGGTTGGCGAAGGTGGCGCTGATGGCGTCCTGGGGGGCGGCGATGCCGACCCCGCCCATGGCCCTGGAGATCGGGCCGACGCCGATGAGGTTGTCGCCGTTTGTGGCGTGAGCTGCCAGCGGCAGCAGGACGGCCAGACCCAGGGCGAAGAAAATCCGGGCGAGCATTTTCATGACGGACTCCTTTGGTTCCATGGATGGGCCCCGCCCGGAGCGTGCCGCTCCGGGCGGGGGCTGGAGGTTATTTCGCCGCTTTCTTCAGTTCCCTTTCCGACAGGGCCCTGGGAGTCTCCTTCAGATACTGCTTCTCCAGGTCGGGGAAGGTCAGGTCCTCCTCCTGCAGGAAGATCTCGTCGTTGCCGTGGCAGTTTTCGCACATCACCTTCGCCCCCTCCTTGTGGATCGGCGCCAGCTGCAGGAAGTGGGTGGGGTAGGGCATCCAGGTCGGCTTGCTCTCCAGGTCATCCTGCTTCAGTTCGATCCCCAGGTGCTTGAACATGTCGGCCGACATGTTGCCCGTGGTATGGACGAAGGGGTAGATCTTGCCCTTGAAGTCGCCCAGCTTGAAGATGTGCTCCATGTCCGGCACCCTGTCGTGGCAGCTGATGCACGACTCGTATTCGGTGCCGTGGCAGGACTGGCAGGCGACGCTGTCGTTGTGCATCTCATGGGCCGCGTTGGAGCTGTCGATCTGCTGGTGGCAGTTGTGGCAGTCGGCTTCGATGAGGCCGGGGGTCATCATCCCCATCGGCTCCTCGGGGCCGCCCCGGCCGTGGAATTGCTGCTCGGTGCTGTGGCAGGAGACGCAGTCCATGCCGAGTGCGGAGTGCAGGTTTTTCTCCTCGGTGAAGAAGCCGGCACCGGCCAGGTGGTGGCAGGGGATGCAGACCTGCAGGTTGTCCGGCTCGCGCTCGAAGGAGTGGTTCTTCTGCAGGCCGGCGTTGGCCACCGGGGGGGTGCCGACATGACAGCTGCCGCAGGTGGCATGGCAGTTGAGACAGTCGGCCTCCATGATCTTGCCCACGACCTCTTCTTTGTGGGGGGTGGTGCCGAGGCGGTCGGAAAGCTTCAACTTGACGCCGGTCATGTTGAAGTGGATCGATGTCTTGAAGTTGTCCACGATGTCCTTGTGGCAGGAGGCGCAAACAGCCTGGCCGCCGTCGGCGGTGGGATCCTTGACGATCCCCTCGTGGGCTTTCTCCACGTTCATGGTGTCGGGATCGCCGGCGTGGCAGAACTCGCACGATGCCTTGCCGTGGATGCGGTCGTTCACGAACTCGGAGGCGACGTACAGGCCTTGGGCCACCGTCTCTGCCGCCACGTCATGGCCGTAACCGTCCTTGGTGTCTTCCACGATGGAGCGCAGATAGTCGAGCTGTCCGTGGCAGAGCAGGCACTTTGAATCGTTCATCGGGTTGGCATAGGATTTTGGCTGGACGCTTTTGGGCGGGCCGCTGTGGGGCTCCGAACTGGCGCCGGCCAGGGTTGCGAAAAGGAGTCCCAGCAGGGAGAGGGCGCCGCATAGTTTCCACAGGTTGTTCACTTTCATCTTCTCCTCCGGTGCAGTTGGTTGGCTCTTTCTGAAAGGCTTCGTCTTTGTTTTCCGTCCGCCGGTTGATTTCACCTCCCCTCGGGATGCCGGCAAAAAGGGTTGGTCTGTGCTGTTTACGTGGCCACTTGAGCAGCCTCGCCGGGCTGCGGGTGCGATCGTTTTCGGGCCGAGAAACCCGGCCTTTTCCTCTGGAGTGTCGGGCCCTGGAGGGAGGAAAGCGAAGGGGGAGGTGGGCCCGGTTTTGCGGGGAGTGCGCAAAGGCCCTGCTTCGGCCTGCCTTGGGGCATCTCCAGAATCGGGGATAGCAGGGGGAGGGTGGCGCACATGAAGAGCCAGCTCAGGCAGGCGGCGAGAAGTCCCCAGAGTAAGGCCTCCGGCAGCCCCTGAACGAACCGCGGGATGCGTCTGGCCGGCGGCGCGGAGGTACCAACCGAGCGGTCGGTCGGAATGTTGCCAGAAGGAAGTTTCATCGCTTCTCGCCCTTTTGCGAAGGATGTTCCTCGCCACCCCGGGCTGTCGGCTGGACTTCGGGGCATGGTTCTTCGGCGGCTCCGCCGGGGGGCGCCGGAGGGGCGCCGAGGCACATCTCGAGAGAGGAGATGCTCTTCCGGAGAAGGGCCGCAGGACGGCACAGCTGCCTCCTCCCTGCACCGGCCAGGAGCACCTGTGCCGACCGGAGGCGTTCTACGGCCTGGAGAATTTCTCGATCAGCCATGATTCGATCTCCGTTTCGGTTTCGGGGTGCCCCCAGGTCTTGTCGCAACTGAGGCATTGTTGGATCGTGCTGCCCAGGGGGCGCGAGTAGGGGGATCCGCAGGCCGGGCAAATTTCATGGTTCCCCTCGGGGAGGGTGGCGAGTTCGGCGGCGTGAAGGAGCATCTCGAGCGCTGAAACGAATTCGCTCCGGGGTTTGCTCATGGATCGAAGTTTGCGGACCAGGAGGGTGCTGGCCTCGCACAGAAGGATCAGTGCCTCTTCGTAGTCTTTCTCTCCCACGCTGTTCATTGGTGACTCCTCTGGTCTTGTCGCCTGGGGAAGCAGGCATTGTTACGTTTCCAAGCGAACGGTCGGTCGGTATGTGTGGCCGCCCCTGCCGAAGCCCCCTTGTCCCGCCTGCTACGGAGACGCAATCTCAAGGGCCCGCTGCCGGTCCCGGGCGGCCGGGACGAGATCCGCAGGCGCGCGGGGCGGCAGAATCTTTGGTCGCGAACGAGCGTTCGGTTTCTTTGAGGGTAGTGCAAGCGGGGTGCCACTGTCAAGAGGCGAGCGAACGTTCGGTCAAAAACTTTGTCAGTCCGGCGGGTTGTCCGTTTCGGTCCGGAGGCGGCACAGGGAGGGGGGCGTTCTGGAAGGAAGGGGAGGGCGGTGAATTGGCAGGTGGGGGCGGTGATTAGGCGTGGCCGGCAGAGGCCTTACCGTGCTACCCCCCGCCATCCGCTCTCCCATATGGTGTCGAGGTGGCTGGAAAGAGAATCCTTGATGACCCCGTCGAGGCGCAGGTGGATCATCCGGAACATCCCTCCGAAAAGGCAGGTGGTTGCGAGGGTGGTTTCCATCTCCCGAATCTCGCCGTTCTCGATCCCCGCCTGGACCATCTCCCGCATCATGGCGAGGGGGCGGGAGGAGCAGATGGGGATGGCCGAGGGCATGAATTCGCGGTGTTTTGCGTAGAGCATGAACTCCATTTCGGCGGGCCGGGTTTCGGTCATTTCGAACAGAAAGCCCATCACCGACCGGCAGCCTTCGCGGGCCGAGTCATGCCGGGCCTTGATCTCTTCCATGGCCTCCGTCATCGATTCGAGCAGGTCGGCATAGATGGCCTTGGCGATCTCCTCCTTGCTTTTGAAGTGGTGGTAGACAGCGCCGATGCTGATGTTGGCTTCCCTGCGGATGTCGTGGACCGAGGTGTTGAAATAGCCCTTGGTGGTAAAGAGGCGGAGTGCTGTATTCATGATGGTTCTGCGCAGATCCTGGGCTTTTTCCGCCCTGCGGCTGTTCTCTGCCATTGGACCTCCCGGGTGGCGAGTGAGCGTTCGTTCTTTATTCGGGTATCAATATAATCGAAATCCGTCCCGGGATCAAGTCTTCGTGGGGGTTATTTCTTGCGGCGGAAGACGTCGGTCTTGAGGCTGGAGACCCGGTCGAGGAAGAGGAAGCCGTCGAGGTGGTCGATCTCGTGCTGGATGGCCACCGCCTCGAAGCCGCTGGCCTGGACGACCCGCTCCTGGCCGTCGCGGTCGGTGAACTGGACGACGATGCGCTCGGCCCGAGTGACGTTGCCGGTGTAGTCGGGGACGCTCATGCACCCCTCGCGCATGGTCTCCTGCCCCTCCTTCTCGATGATCTCGGGGTTGATCATGACCAGCAGGCCGTGGTTGTTGTCCCGGCCGAGCTTGCTCTTGGAGACGTCGACCACGACGGCGCGGCGGCTGGCCCCGATCTGGGGGGCCGCCACGCCGACGGAATGGCCGGCGGCGACCATGGTGTCGACGAGGTCCTGGACGAGGGCGTCGGCCTCGGCGTCGAGGGCGGCAATCGGCTCGCAGGGGGTCTTGAGAACCGGGTCGGGGTAGAGGAGGATGTCGCGAACGGCCATGGTTTATAGTTCCACCGGGGTGATGGGGCGCACGTTGATGTCGACCTGAAGCTCGTCCTTGATCCCCTTCATCAGTTCGTCCAACTCCTCCACGGAAATGGCCGGGGGCAGGATCGCTTCGATCATCATGACGTAGACGGGGCGCTGCTCGCTGCCGATCAGCTTGGTGTTGAGGTCGGTGATGTTCACCTCCCGCGCGCCGAGCTCCCTGGCCACCCGGTAGACGATGCCCGGCTTGTCGGAGCCGTACACGGAGATCATGCAGGCCTCCCCCTGAATATCGGGCCGCTGCTCCCCACCGGGCTTGAGGGTGCGCAGGAAGACCGACAGGCCGCTCTCCTCGAGGGGCTTGAAGGAGTCGCCGAATCCTTCGGCGCCGTCGTATTCCGGGTGGGAGATGATGAGGATCATTGCGAACTGCCCCCCCAGCAGGCTGCAGCTGGAGTCGGCGATGTTGCATCCCAGACGGTAGAGGATTTCGGTGACCTGGGAAACGATTCCAGAGCGGTCACGACCGATGATGGTAAGGGCGAAATGTTTCATAGGGACACCTCGAGGCGGCAGGGTTCGGGTTGGGCCAAACAGCGCGGGGTTGCGCCACATCTCCTTTCCTTCTAACATGGATGCAGAGAAATTTCCAGTAGATAGGGGGAGATGTGAAAGATTCGCACGACATCGACGAGCGCGACCTGGAGGTGACCTTCTTCAAGGCCCCCGGGCCGGGCGGGCAGAAGAAGAACAAAAGCGAGACGGCGGTGCGCATCAAGCACCTGCCCACCGGCCTGATCGTGGTCGCCGCAGAATCCCGCTCACGGTTGACGAACCAGAGGCGCGCCATGGAGCGCCTTCGGGAGCGCCTGGCCGCTCGCAACCGGCCCCGCAAGAGGCGCGTTCCCACCCGCCCCGGCAAGGGCTCCCGGGAGCGGCGCCTGGGACAGAAGAAGCGTCGCGGCGAGATCAAGCGGGGTCGGGGCCGGGTCGAGTCTTGACCGGCTCGACCCCGGTCTGTCAGAGCCCGCGGGAAGCACCCGGCTTTTTCGCCCCGGCATTCTCTTCAGCCCGTTTCGCTGGCGTTGACACCCCCCCTCCCTCTGCTAACGTATATTCGACGAGAGCCGCTCTCCGGGCCGCGGGATGCGGCCGTTGGCCGAAGCGGCCGCGGAGCAGCAGAAGACCACGAAACTCGATCCGGGCCGCAAGGCCCAGCGGTTGGGAAAGAACACCTCCGGGTTCCTGGGTTGGGGCGCCATCCATTGCCGGGAGGTCGATCTGCTTATGCGACGCCTCGTGGAGGGGCCGGTCGAGGCGGCGGGGAGCCTGCAGGAACTGGAAGGGGCTCTGGAGCTGTTCGACGGGGGGCGTGCGGAGGTGGACGCGCTCTTCCGCCTGCGACGGAAGGTCGTTCCGGGCTGATCTTGTCTGGTTACCCGCGAGGGCGGGGGAAAGTGAAACCATGGCCGCCAGGATGGTACTCAACGACGGGCCCCCTCCGCAGCGCGATATCGAGCTGGAGGTTGCGGCCCACCTGCGCAGCGACATCAACCGGCTGAAGGGGGAGTTCTACGATCTGGAACGGGGCAAGGTGGACTACTCGGCCATGAAGGCATCCCGGGCCTACCGGGAGTATGCGGCCGACACCGCCCTGCTGCGGGACTACGATCTGGCTCGGCTTCGCAGCGGGGGGGAGAGGCTCGCCTTCTGGATCAACATCTACAACACCCTCGTCATCCATGGGGTCGTCCAGCTGGAGATCCGGGAGACGGTCAAGGAGGTTTCCGACTTCTTCGGCCGGATCTCCTACCGCATCGGGGAGATGACTTTCACTCCCGATGACATCGAGCATGGCATCCTGCGCGGCAACCGGCGGCCGCCCCACGGGTTGCTGCACCCCTTCTCTTCATCTGACCGGCGCCTGGAGTACGTCGTCGACCCCCCCGATCCCCGCATCCACTTCGCCCTCGTCTGTGCCTCCTCGTCCTGCCCGCCCATCAATTTTTACACCCCGGACCGCATCGAGGAGCAGCTGGAGGTTGCAGCATCGGGCTTCGTCAACGGGCCGGAAGTGGAGATACGCCCCGAAGAAAACCTGATCAAGCTCTCCCCTATCTTCAAGTGGTACCGACCCGATTTCGGGGGCCACCAGGGGGTTATGAACATGCTCATTCGCTACCTCGACCACGGCGAGGTGAAGGACTTTCTTATCGAGCGGGGCATGGCGGCGGACCTGGAGTGGAAGGATTACGACTGGCACCTGAACCGGTAATGAGGAGATCCGTTCGTCAAAAAGGCCACCCTGGCGGGTGGCCTTTTTGACGAGAAATGTATTCGGCGGCAGCGCCTTTCTTAGCTGATCTCGGCCTTGGCCTGGGGGTCGAAGGGGCTGAGACGACGGGCCAGGGAGTCGAGGTAGGGGTAGTCCTGCTTGAGGTGCGCCATGTACGCGAGCCATTCGCAGGTCAGGCGGGTGTAGGCCCTTTCGATGTCCCCGCCGAGGTGGCCGAGGTCGGCCTCCGAAAGGTTTTTCAGGTCCTGGCGATGACCCAGTTCCTCGCCGAGATGGAAGCCTCCCCAGAGCACGTCGGTGAAGCGCTCGTACTCCAGGATGTTGGGGTTCTCCAGGATGCGCAGGACAGAGTCCCGCTTCCTCTCAAGGTGGTCCCTTATGGCCGTCAAGTCGGCCCGGCTTGCGTCGATGCGGAAAGTGACCCTTTCCGCATCCCGGCGCGCCCGGGCGAAGTCGGCCCCGTTCCAGCTGTCGCTGGCGGCGAAGCGGTCCCGGGTNGTCCCGGGTCGCTTCCACTTCCCTGTCGAAGCCCGAAAGGAGCCCCAGCAGTTCCGTGCCGGTTTCGCTGAAGAAGGAGCCGACGACCATGTTGAGCTTGGCCCGCTTCTCCCGCACCTCCAGGAGCTTGTGCAGGATCATGGTCACCAGCAGCACCTCGATGAAGACGAAGCCGATGTCTCCCACGAGGAACATGAACAGGTGGTGGGCGTCGTGGAACAGGAAATAGCGGATCGTATAGACGATCGCCGAGAGGACGACGAGGACAATTCCCAGTACGACCTGCCAGTTCAGGGTTTTCGTTTCACACGGTCCTTTCCCTTTTTGGAAAAACACCCCTGGCCGGGGTTGCATCGGTTTTCTCCGGCCTTTACCGCGCCACGGTCATTTGACGCGGGACGCTCCACTCCTACCCGGCCCGCCCCCGGTTTCCCTAAGAATCAGACTTACCGCCGCTGCGATGTCCTCCGCCACCCGGCCGCCTCCGGGCTCGGCATAAGCCTCGACCCCGACACGGTATTTCCCCGTCCTGACGAGGATGCCCTGCAGGCCGGTCTCCAGCGGGCCGGCCACGTCGGAGCGGGCGTCGTCGCCGATTATCACTGCCTCCTCGGGCCGGCAGCTCAGTTCCTCCACGGCGCGCAGGAAGAAGGCCGGGGCCGGCTTGCCGAAGATCCGGGCCCGCGTTTCGGAGGCATACTCAGGGCAGTGATGAAGGGGCCGGCGTCGAGCAGAAGGCCGTCACTTCCCTGGAAGTAGCGGGTCTTTCCGGTGGCGAGCAGCGGCGCACCCTCCTTCAGCAGACGGAATGCGGCGTTGAGGCTGTCGTAGGTGAAATGAAATAATCGAAAATGTCATGCTGGCCAGTCGATTGTTGGGCACTCTTTTAAGCCTCACGCCCCCCTATAATTGAATCGCCACCGTTTCACTCGACACTCTAGGGCTACCCGGTAGCCACAATCCCGACAAGGATTAGGTGTGGCCAATCTGGGCCGAATTGAAGTCAGGGTCAACCATTTCTACGTCTGGAAAATTCTAAGTTTCGAGACAACGCCGGATGAGCCAGAAGTGCCTAGGAAAATAGGGGCCATTCAAACTGTCAATTCAATATCTGACGCCAAGGTTTCTCTGCACAACACTTCTTGACTTCAGTCTTGAATTTGAATATACCTTTCAGCATGAAAAAGATACTGATCCTCTTTGCGCATCCGCGCTACGAGAAGTCTCGAGCCAACAGGGCTTTGCTGGACGGTCTTCGCGAGCAGCAATTCATTACCGTCCATGATCTCTACGAAAACTACCCGGACTTCAACATCGACGCCGCCCGGGAACAGGCCCTGTTACTGGAACATCAGATCATTGTTTGGCACTTCCCGTTTTATCTGTATGGCGCGCCGGCCGTGATCAAGCAGTGGGTCGACCTGGTTTTTGAACATGGTTGGGCGCACGGTGAAGGGGCCAACAACCTCGTAAACAAGCAGATATTCTGTGCGATCACCTCCGGCGGCACGCGGGAGAGCTATTCCCACGGTGGATTCAACCGGTATACCGTCGGGGAACTGCTGCGCCCGCTGGAGCAGGCGTCCAACCTCTGCAGGATGACCTGGTTGCCGCCTTTCGCAGTCCAGGGGACCTACCTTTTGACCGACAACATGCTGGCGGACTATGCCTACTGGTACCGGCAGGTGCTCGAGAAACTGGCAGAATCTCCTCCCCTTGAGGCGATCAGGAAACACGCGTTTCTCAATGACTGGATTGCCGACCTGGGCCGAAAGGAGCAGCCATGACCGGCAGCATTCTTGGGCAGGCCATCGTTTACCTTGCCGCGGCGGTGGTCTGCGTACCTTTAGCCAAGCGTGTCGGGATGGGTTCGGTGCTCGGCTATCTGCTGGCGGGCATTCTCATCGGCCCCTTCTGCCTCGGCTTCGTCGGACATGAGGGGGAAGACATCATGCACTTCGCCGAATTCGGTGTGGTGATGATGCTCTTTCTGATCGGTCTCGAGCTGGAACCGGCCCATTTCCTGAAAATGCGCAACAGCATCCTGGGGCTGGGATCGCTGCAATTGGGCCTGACCTCCCTCATTCTGTTCGGCGGCTTTACGCTGCTGGGATTCGACTGGCGGGGGGCCGCTGCAGCCGCCCTGGCCCTGGCCCTTTCGTCCACGGCCATTGTGATGCAGTCCCTCAAGGAAAAGGGGCTGGGGAGCTCCCAGGCCGGCAGAAGCTCCTTTGCCGTGCTGCTGTTCCAGGATATCGCCGTCATCCCGATCCTG is part of the Desulfuromonas sp. genome and harbors:
- a CDS encoding TetR/AcrR family transcriptional regulator, with translation MAENSRRAEKAQDLRRTIMNTALRLFTTKGYFNTSVHDIRREANISIGAVYHHFKSKEEIAKAIYADLLESMTEAMEEIKARHDSAREGCRSVMGFLFEMTETRPAEMEFMLYAKHREFMPSAIPICSSRPLAMMREMVQAGIENGEIREMETTLATTCLFGGMFRMIHLRLDGVIKDSLSSHLDTIWESGWRGVAR
- a CDS encoding DUF547 domain-containing protein produces the protein MAARMVLNDGPPPQRDIELEVAAHLRSDINRLKGEFYDLERGKVDYSAMKASRAYREYAADTALLRDYDLARLRSGGERLAFWINIYNTLVIHGVVQLEIRETVKEVSDFFGRISYRIGEMTFTPDDIEHGILRGNRRPPHGLLHPFSSSDRRLEYVVDPPDPRIHFALVCASSSCPPINFYTPDRIEEQLEVAASGFVNGPEVEIRPEENLIKLSPIFKWYRPDFGGHQGVMNMLIRYLDHGEVKDFLIERGMAADLEWKDYDWHLNR
- a CDS encoding ACT domain-containing protein, encoding MKHFALTIIGRDRSGIVSQVTEILYRLGCNIADSSCSLLGGQFAMILIISHPEYDGAEGFGDSFKPLEESGLSVFLRTLKPGGEQRPDIQGEACMISVYGSDKPGIVYRVARELGAREVNITDLNTKLIGSEQRPVYVMMIEAILPPAISVEELDELMKGIKDELQVDINVRPITPVEL
- a CDS encoding peptide chain release factor-like protein: MKDSHDIDERDLEVTFFKAPGPGGQKKNKSETAVRIKHLPTGLIVVAAESRSRLTNQRRAMERLRERLAARNRPRKRRVPTRPGKGSRERRLGQKKRRGEIKRGRGRVES
- a CDS encoding NAD(P)H-dependent oxidoreductase — its product is MKKILILFAHPRYEKSRANRALLDGLREQQFITVHDLYENYPDFNIDAAREQALLLEHQIIVWHFPFYLYGAPAVIKQWVDLVFEHGWAHGEGANNLVNKQIFCAITSGGTRESYSHGGFNRYTVGELLRPLEQASNLCRMTWLPPFAVQGTYLLTDNMLADYAYWYRQVLEKLAESPPLEAIRKHAFLNDWIADLGRKEQP
- a CDS encoding outer membrane protein transport protein, with the protein product MKMLARIFFALGLAVLLPLAAHATNGDNLIGVGPISRAMGGVGIAAPQDAISATFANPAAMCVGPFCPSSEFDFAATLFAPTIEAKITIGGNELKAESDKKVYLVPAFGISAPINKKLRLGLSAYGVTGLGVDYRDTEIAGLSAADATQLMILKVAPSIAYQVNDKLSLGAALHVVNSALDLNQGSSFNYGIGGQLGILYRLSESLSFGATYISPINVDHQNVYNLDEVTRQSTDMDDFKLEAPQTFGLGLAFEPNADLLLELDTKWLNWSDANGYDVMDWDDQLVLALGAQLKPADKLTLRLGYNYAENQINEHHGFDGAGNTEVQGKNVLTYGFESLRVIGFPAVAEHHATVGLGYDITPALSLNFGYMHAFESTLKGSGTIPIPQSDGSVVVAPVEMESRLSEDAVDFSLAWRF
- a CDS encoding multiheme c-type cytochrome, with protein sequence MKVNNLWKLCGALSLLGLLFATLAGASSEPHSGPPKSVQPKSYANPMNDSKCLLCHGQLDYLRSIVEDTKDGYGHDVAAETVAQGLYVASEFVNDRIHGKASCEFCHAGDPDTMNVEKAHEGIVKDPTADGGQAVCASCHKDIVDNFKTSIHFNMTGVKLKLSDRLGTTPHKEEVVGKIMEADCLNCHATCGSCHVGTPPVANAGLQKNHSFEREPDNLQVCIPCHHLAGAGFFTEEKNLHSALGMDCVSCHSTEQQFHGRGGPEEPMGMMTPGLIEADCHNCHQQIDSSNAAHEMHNDSVACQSCHGTEYESCISCHDRVPDMEHIFKLGDFKGKIYPFVHTTGNMSADMFKHLGIELKQDDLESKPTWMPYPTHFLQLAPIHKEGAKVMCENCHGNDEIFLQEEDLTFPDLEKQYLKETPRALSERELKKAAK
- the def gene encoding peptide deformylase, whose translation is MAVRDILLYPDPVLKTPCEPIAALDAEADALVQDLVDTMVAAGHSVGVAAPQIGASRRAVVVDVSKSKLGRDNNHGLLVMINPEIIEKEGQETMREGCMSVPDYTGNVTRAERIVVQFTDRDGQERVVQASGFEAVAIQHEIDHLDGFLFLDRVSSLKTDVFRRKK